In Syntrophobacterales bacterium, the sequence CGTGTTGGGACCGTAATACGTAAGCCGCCGGGCCGCCTCCGGATCGGCCAACCCGTCCGGTCCGGACTGAAGCTTCCCGTAAACATTCTGCTCATCAAGGGCTTGCCATTTCTCCTCACACAACCGGCAGGCCTGTTCTTTTGGTTTCATCAGATCCTCCCTATCATGAATTCGGCAGCCGTATTTGCCGAATAAATTTCTTTTTCATATCCGCCTCCTTTATCGGGTCATCCGCGGTTCATTCAACTGGGCCCGGTCGCTTCGGCCGCGCCTATGGAAACCGACTGGGTGATCTCGATCTCGCCATCGCTGATATCGCGACCGCACGCCCGCTGGCGAAGGCGTTTGAGCACTGGTCTTGCCTGGTCGAGCGGTATGTCCGGCAGCAGGATCACAAATTCCTCCCCGCCGAAGCGGTGCACCCTATCACGCGGGCGGAAACTTTCGACAAAGCGTTCCGCAAGGGTTCCGAGCACGACATCGCCAAAGCCGTGGCCGTACGGGTCGTTGAGTTTCTTGAAGTGGTCCGCATCGATCATCGCAATGGTGAAGCGCCGCCTCGTCCAGAAGTGCCAGGGTCGGAAGGGCGGCATTCCCTCCGTTGAGATGGAAGGCGCTGATGTCCTGATAACCCGGGCCCAGAGCATCCTGACGCCTCCGATCCCCAGAATCACCCCCTCATGAAATTTGTTTCAGGCTTTAATGACTTTCATCGACAAGGCTTCCAGCCTATCGTCAGGCGATTCATCCTCAACCCAGATCACGCTTTCATCTTTTTCAACCATGCCGGCTGTAACCAGCCACCGGACGGTCTTATCAGCAAGGCCGGTCGTTTCACCATCCAGGCGAACAGGATGAACTCCATAAGAAAGGGCCAGAAGGTTGTTCGTCTTTTCATCGCCACCATGAGATAGTATCCAGCAGTCCGGTTTAAATCTGGAGATAAGGCACGGGGCGGCCCGGCTTTGCACATGGGTCAGGATGTAACGTACATTCAATGCATCGGCCGATTCAACGGCATTCAGCGTGACGACATCTTCCACGGCGGCGTTGCCTGAACCCGCAGCCGCCCGGAAGTAGGCGTGCAAATCGGCCAGTGCCCGGACGGCTTTTTCCTCCCGCTCGGCGGATATTGCGATCTTGCTAATCATTTCAACAGCTTCCACGGGATACCGCCCGATAGCCGTCTCTTCGGACAGCATCACAGCGTCCGTACCGTCCAGAATGGCATTGGCCACATCGGACACCTCGGCGCGGGTCGGGCGGATGTTCTCGGTCATGGACACCAGCATCTGCGTTGCCGTTATCACCGGTCGGCCCAAAAGATTCGCCTTGCGGATCAGTTTTTTTTGAACGGCAGGCACGTCCTGCAAAGGGATCTGCACCCCCAGGTCGCCCCGAGCAATCATGATCGCATCGGCCGCGGAAAGAATCCCATCGAAATTGTCAATAGCCTCGGCCCGCTCGATTTTGGCAACCACATAGGCGGATTGCCCTTTTGCCTGGGCAAACCTTTTCACTTTCAGAATGTCTTCCGCTGTTTCAGCAAAAGAAACACCGAAGGCATCCACGGGTTCCTGCAGGGCAAAAGCGAGGAACTCGAAGTCTTTTTCCGACACTGCATCAGCGACTATCTTTGCCCCCGGAATGCTCAGTCCTTTGTGGGAAAGGAGCGGACCGCCGATAACCGTCCGGCAGAAGACATCCTCACCAGACACCCTCTCCACCCGGAGTTGTATGAAGCCGTCATTGAGGAAGATCAAGTCTCCTGAGGTCACGCTCTCCGGCAGTCTCTTGTACTCGACAGGTATCTGATTGGGTGTGGCGGCAAAATCTTTGACGGTCAAAACGACATCATCCCCTTTTTCCAGCAGAAACGGCTCATCTAAGAGCCTGCCGATTCGTATCTTGGGGCCGGGAAGGTCCGCCAGAATCATACAATGTCGCTGAAGCCTTGCCGCCACAGCACGGATGCGCTGAATGTCCTCCCTGTGCCCCTGCAGGGTCCCGTGGGCAAAATTGAGCCGCGCCACATTCATGCCCTGCAGCATCAGCCGTTCCAGGACAGCCTCCGAACGGGAGGCCGGTCCGATGGTGCACACGATCTTGGTTTTGTGGGCCGGTAATCTCATGGTCGTCGCCCCCTCGTTTTTCATTTATGCTGTTCCCTTGGCCTGACGTGGTTGGAAAGCGCCGCGGGCCGTGTTGATCAGGACAACCCCTTCTTTCATCACGGCAAATTCATCGGTGGATATGAGATTCCGGGTATTCTCGTTGGAAGGCACAGGGAGCGTGATGATGTCGGATGAAGCCAAGAGCTCCTCCATTTTTACATAGCGAAAGCCCAGGCGAGAGGCCAAGTCTTCATCCGGTATCACATCCGCGGCCAGTACTTCCATGCTGAAACCTTTCGCAATTTCGATAACACGCCAGCGGGTGCGGTCCACAGCGGCAATCATGTTGTGGCTGATGGCCAAGAGAAGCGCAAAGACGTGCTCGGCCACGGTATTATCGCCATAGACCGGGACGTTGCAGACGGTGATGTCGTTTGCCTGGCAATACTCCAGATCGATATGACCGAAGCCCGTCGAGCGGGTGGCAATGAGCTTCATCCCTGAACCTCCTTTCCGGAAAAATGCTCCGCCGAACCTGGGTCTCTCCGGTCCAACCCGAATTCACAGGCTCGGAAGATCATTCCTTCTCCGTGAACAACCCCTTCTTGGCCATGAACTCGGCGAAATCAACGAGGCGGGCGGAGTAACCCCATTCGTTGTCGTACCAGGCAAGGATTTTAACGATTCTATCGTTCAGAACCATGGTGCTCAGAGCATCGACGATGGATGAGTGGGAATCGCCGATGATATCCTGGGAGACCAACGCCTCGTCCGTCACCCGAAGTATCCCTCGAAGGGGAGATTTTTCCGATGCCTTCTGCAAGGCGGCGTTGACCTGTTCCGAAGTCACGTCTTTTCCCAGGCAGACCATCATGTCGGTAACCGAGCCGTTGGGGACGGGGACCCGCATGGCCATGCCGGTCATCTTTCCCTTCAACTGCGGCAGGACCTTTTCGGCGGCTTTGGCCGCTCCTGTGGTGGTCGGGATGATCGACAAGGCGGCCGCCCGGCCGCGGCGGCGATGGCGCGCCGGCGTGTCTATCAATGACTGGCTTGAGGTGTAGGCATGGACGGTGGTGAACATGATGAATTCCACGCCGAAGGATTCGTGCAGCACCCTAGCGACCGGAGCCAAACAGTTCGTTGTGCAGGAGGCCATGGAGACAATCTGATGGGATTCCGGTCGGTATGTCTCCTCATTGACGCCCAGGACGATCATTGCGTCGGCATCGTCGGAGGGTGCGGAGATGATCACGCGTTTTGCTCCGGCTTCCAGATGGCCCGCAGCCTTAGAGCGGCTGCGCAGGGCTCCGCTGCATTCGATGATAATATCCGCTCCCGTCTCATTCCATGGGATTTTCTTCGGATCGGGGCTTGAAAAAAAGGGGATGCTTTGCTGGTCCACCTGGAGGGCGTTGTCCTGCGCGGCAACTTTCCTTGGATACCAGCCATGGACCGAATCATACTTGAGAAGATAGGCGAGGTCTTCAAGGTTCGCCAGATCATTGATTCCGACGACCTGAAAATTTTCTCTCTCAAGCAATTGCTTGAAAACCGCTCGTCCGATTCGACCAAACCCGTTGATTCCCACCCGGATGACTTCTTGTCCGCTCATGTGTTCTCCTCCTTGATTTAGAGAAATCTTAAAACGACAAAAGACAACCCCCAAAGCT encodes:
- a CDS encoding GGDEF domain-containing protein; this encodes MLWARVIRTSAPSISTEGMPPFRPWHFWTRRRFTIAMIDADHFKKLNDPYGHGFGDVVLGTLAERFVESFRPRDRVHRFGGEEFVILLPDIPLDQARPVLKRLRQRACGRDISDGEIEITQSVSIGAAEATGPS
- the pyk gene encoding pyruvate kinase, with product MKNEGATTMRLPAHKTKIVCTIGPASRSEAVLERLMLQGMNVARLNFAHGTLQGHREDIQRIRAVAARLQRHCMILADLPGPKIRIGRLLDEPFLLEKGDDVVLTVKDFAATPNQIPVEYKRLPESVTSGDLIFLNDGFIQLRVERVSGEDVFCRTVIGGPLLSHKGLSIPGAKIVADAVSEKDFEFLAFALQEPVDAFGVSFAETAEDILKVKRFAQAKGQSAYVVAKIERAEAIDNFDGILSAADAIMIARGDLGVQIPLQDVPAVQKKLIRKANLLGRPVITATQMLVSMTENIRPTRAEVSDVANAILDGTDAVMLSEETAIGRYPVEAVEMISKIAISAEREEKAVRALADLHAYFRAAAGSGNAAVEDVVTLNAVESADALNVRYILTHVQSRAAPCLISRFKPDCWILSHGGDEKTNNLLALSYGVHPVRLDGETTGLADKTVRWLVTAGMVEKDESVIWVEDESPDDRLEALSMKVIKA
- the gap gene encoding type I glyceraldehyde-3-phosphate dehydrogenase, producing MSGQEVIRVGINGFGRIGRAVFKQLLERENFQVVGINDLANLEDLAYLLKYDSVHGWYPRKVAAQDNALQVDQQSIPFFSSPDPKKIPWNETGADIIIECSGALRSRSKAAGHLEAGAKRVIISAPSDDADAMIVLGVNEETYRPESHQIVSMASCTTNCLAPVARVLHESFGVEFIMFTTVHAYTSSQSLIDTPARHRRRGRAAALSIIPTTTGAAKAAEKVLPQLKGKMTGMAMRVPVPNGSVTDMMVCLGKDVTSEQVNAALQKASEKSPLRGILRVTDEALVSQDIIGDSHSSIVDALSTMVLNDRIVKILAWYDNEWGYSARLVDFAEFMAKKGLFTEKE